The Brevibacillus brevis genome contains a region encoding:
- a CDS encoding iron chelate uptake ABC transporter family permease subunit, translating to MNNFKVIRSQKPMFSFHVEKRSMGILILLAILLVAAVVISIGLGSTRIPVLEVLKTLVGLGNGTEQLIVLELRLPRIVLSVLVGAALAVSGAILQALVRNPLASPDLIGTTSGATASAMAFIAFSNGAYSIHWLPVAALIGGFFAAFLTYITAWKRGVSPFRFALIGVSISTAMSALSIYFILSGPIYLASQVYADAQNEKTRRAK from the coding sequence ATGAATAACTTTAAAGTGATTCGAAGTCAGAAGCCGATGTTCTCTTTTCATGTGGAAAAAAGGTCGATGGGCATCTTGATCCTTTTGGCTATTCTGCTGGTGGCTGCTGTCGTCATTAGTATCGGATTGGGCAGTACACGCATTCCCGTGTTGGAAGTTTTGAAAACCTTGGTTGGTTTGGGAAATGGCACTGAGCAACTCATCGTGCTCGAGTTGCGTCTGCCGCGCATTGTGCTCTCGGTACTTGTGGGTGCAGCGTTGGCTGTGTCCGGTGCTATTCTCCAAGCCCTCGTCCGCAACCCGCTGGCTTCGCCAGATTTGATCGGGACGACAAGTGGTGCAACAGCTTCGGCTATGGCTTTCATCGCATTTTCCAACGGAGCGTACAGTATTCACTGGCTGCCAGTTGCTGCGCTAATCGGTGGATTTTTTGCTGCTTTTCTCACTTACATAACTGCTTGGAAACGTGGGGTCTCTCCGTTTCGCTTTGCTTTAATAGGTGTTTCGATCTCAACGGCAATGAGTGCATTGTCTATTTATTTCATCTTATCTGGTCCAATCTATCTCGCTTCCCAAGTGTATGCGGACGCGCAAAATGAGAAAACGCGACGCGCAAAATGA